The nucleotide sequence CCAAGGTTTGAATGACATCAAGTTGGGCGGCAATTAAATCCCGTACCGCTTCATAACCAAAATCGATCGCTTCAATGATGTCTTGTTCAGGTAACTGGTTAGCTCCTGCTTCCACCATGACCACACCTTCAGGACTCCCAGCCACCACCAGATCCAGGTCTCCGGTGTTAATTTCCTTATAGGTAGGGTTAATAATAAAATCATCCCCTACTAAACCGACTCGAACGGCTGCCATCGGCCCAAAAAAGGGAATTTTTGCTAATATCACTGCTAGAGAAGCCCCGGTTACCGCTAAGACATCGGGGGGAACTTCTTCATCCATTGACAAAGTGGTAGCGATGACCTGAAGATCATCTCTCAACCAATGGGGGAACAGAGGACGTAAAGGCCGATCTATCAGACGACTGATTAAAATGGCTTTTTCAGGAGGCCGACCTTCCCGTCTGAGAAACCCTCCTGGTATTCGTCCTGCTGCATAAAGTCTTTCTTCATAATCAACCGTTAACGGAAGAAAATCTACTCCTTCCCGGCCAGGTACTTTAGTTGCTGTAACTAATACTGCCGTATCTCCCGATTGAATTAAGACGGAGCCGCCCGCTTGAGGGGCTAGTAATCCTAGTTTTAGTCTAATATCCCGTCCGTCAAAGGATATCGACCTGTCAAATTCTTCCATGCAGCGTTTTTCCCTTTTCTATCACTCTTCATCTTCTGTCGCAATCCTAACATTTTTGTACCACCCTAGGAGGATTAGTTCTAAATTCGCCTTTGTTATTAGTAAATTAGTACGGTTTAGCCAGAATTTCTCTAAGATTCTCAAGTCAATTGTTATAGCAGTTGAAGAATATGTTAAGACAGTCTCAATGGCTAAAATCTCGTTATCGCTCTTATTTGCCTATAACAGAGCTAAAGAGAGCTTTTCTTGAGAACTCGCCAGGATGACAGTCATCGCTGTTAATGGTTAACGCTTAATTCTCTTGCTTCGGGGTTAATCCCTAAATGCGGCTGAAATTCTCTCAAACGAGACTGGGCTAAATCTCTAATTAAAGGGGTTCTTAAGCGAATATAACCCTTGACTTTTTTGGATTCTTCTGTAGTGAGAGTTTCTTTTTCTTGTAATCGTTGTAGCAGTTGATTCACTAAGTCCTGATCAGGTAAACTCAGTAATATATGGGCTTGACTTTCTTCCACTACAGTCCATAATTGTCGTAACATAGAAGAATTCACGATAGTTTCCTGCCTTTTAACTGTTTGAGGGATTCTTTCAGATTCTCTGAGAAAAACTTTTCTCTCAAAACAATCTAAAGAAATTATTAAAGTTTTTAACGAGGTTGACAATATATTAGCTAAGAAGATTTATTTAAATATAGGGATCTTATTATTTCTTAATATAATTTAATAATTCCTCGAGGGGTTACCATAACCTAAGTTGTCTTCTAAAAAAGTCTTTTTAAATACTATAATGCGTAAATTTTTCCTCTTGGTAGTTTTAAGCTTGTTAGGAGTGATCTTGTACACGGGCAGTTTTTCGTCCACGATGGCGCTATCTCCTCAAAATCCGGATTATGCTCAAAAAATCTGGCAATCCCATGCAAATGATTCCCCTATAGCCACTCCTATGGTAACCCAACAGTCGGGAACTCGTTCGGTCCCCCAGCCTACTGTACCGGTTCAAGTAGAATCGGTGACCTATGGAACCATGAATAAAAAACCGCTCAAAGGTTATCTGGCGCGTCCATCCCAAACGAACAAAGATTTACCCGCCTTAATTGTTATTCATGAGTGGTGGGGACTCAACGATAATATTAAAATGATGACACAGCGACTAGCCGGAGAAGGATACACGGCCTTAGCGGTGGACCTGTATGGGGGACAAGTGGCAGATAATCCCGCTACAGCCGCACAATTAGTCACAGAAGCTCAAAAAAATCCTAAGTTACTTAAAGATAATCTGCGTTCGGCTTATCAATATTTAGAACAAAATCAAAAAGCCAGCAAAATTGCTAGTATTGGCTGGTGTTTTGGGGGAACTTGGTCTTTTAATACCGCTTTATTATTTCCTACAGAACTTGATGCCGCCGTGATTTATTACGGTGGGGGAATAGAAACCAATCCCAATGTACTAAAACCTCTACAGATACCAATTTTAGGAATTTTTGGAGGATTGGATCAAAACCCTCCTGTAACCAAAGTCAGAGAATTTGAAAAAACCCTTCAATCTCTTGGTAAACCTGTAGAAATTTATGTTTATGAAGATGCCGATCATGCTTTTGCTAATCCTTCGGGAACTCGCTATAATGAAGCGGCAGCCAGAGATGCTTGGCAAAAAACCCGCGCATTTTTGCAAAAATACTTACAAAATTAGCATTAACATAATGTGATCGAAATCTTGTACTTGGCGGCTCCTTATACAAGACTGACTATTGAACGACAGGATTGACTTTTAAAATCGAGGGAATTTGAGCTAGAATTTGCGAAACAATCTGCTCGGGGGTTTGATGCTCTGTGATCGAAATCTGTAAATCTGCCTGTTTATACAAAGGTCGTCTCTGAGTCCATAAAGATTGTAATTTCTGTTCAAGGTCAACATCTCTGAGTAAAGGTCGAGTGCTATCCTCCTTTAAGCGTTGTATCAGTAAATCAACAGGACTATCAAGCCAAATAATTAACCCATGACGTAAATAACTCCAATTCATTTGTTTTATGACGATGCCTCCACCTGTAGCGATAATGCTTTTTGTATAGCTACAAAGCTCACTCAAAACTTGAGATTCTATTTTTCGAAAAGCCTCTTCTCCTAGTGTGTTAAAAATCTCATTAACCGTGTTTCCACTCACGCGCTCAATTAACACATCGCTATCAAAAAAACGATAGCCTAATTTCTCGGCTAATAGCTCTCCTACCGTAGTTTTGCCGGTACCAGGCATACCAATGAGAAATATACTAACTCCTTTGAGTAAATTTAGGGTCATTTATAGGAAACTCTCAAGCTAAACAATGATCATAATCTAGCAAATTCACGAATAAATAATCTTAAAATAGAAAATGTCATCTATCTTTAGTTATAAATTCTAGTCTTGATTATATCAATATATCTTGATAATATATCTGAACAGTTGATGTTTTTTAAAGTAGCTTGATCAATTCAATAAGAGTTATGGCTGCCAAATGTAACTTCATTGGGTATTCTAGAATTAGGTAGCTTAACAAAAACTTTATTGAATGTTGACAAAATTTTTATAAATAGTATTCTGTCAAGTCAATAAACGGTATATTTATTTAAATAACTACTATATGCCAACCACCTATGAGGGTTTCCACCCAAAAATTGTTTAAACATTTGTTTTAATTAACTAGGAGCCAGAGAAATGTATTATATACGTGATGTTGTCAAACAAGCTCTTGATACAGGCTATTTAACCCTAGAAGCCGAAGAAAACCTACGCCGAATGTTAAGTAAAAAGTATAGTGAAGAAGATTTAGAAGCATTTATCGCTCTACAACAAGCAGCCATGTCAGGTCTTGTCAGACAACAGTCTAGAGAAGTTATGATGATGGGTTAAACCCATTCCTCATCTTCATCTTCTTTGTCTGTGGACTGAGGCGGATTTTCAGGATAGGGAGAATTGATCACTCGGTAGTCAGCGTCGTAAACCGGGTCAGGAGAACGGCGTTCTGGCGGTTTTGCCTCCCTATAGCTATAAGAATAGACCGAACCTTGACGAGAAGTAGTTTTAGGTTGCTGCTGAACTTCAAAATTCGACGCTTGCTCTTGAGAAAAAATAGAGTTAAATTCTTTCTGTATAACCGTAGGTTCTGAAGGAGGGGTTTCAATATCCCAATCTTTGGAGCTATTGTCTCTATCCCATTCAAAATTCGTCTGAGAATCTGTAGTAGAGGGCCTATCTGATACTTCTTTTTGCCTGTTTGACTCAAACACTTCTCTAGTGAATCCTTGTCTTGGTGGTGGAGCAACCGGCTCAGGAGGAGACATACTCGCTAATGGTTCTCGGGGAGTTCTTCGTCTAAAGCTGACATACAATAACTGTAACAATAAACTGGTAAATAACCCGGCTCCAGCAAAAATTAATACCCACACAGCCAGAGACAATTGTATCGTCTTAGTGCCAAAAATAACTAAAGCTACTGGTTGCTGATTTTGCAAGACAAAAACAATTGAAATAACCAGCAAAGCTATGATAATCAGTGGACGAAAGATAATAATAGCTATCATAAGCACAGGAAATAGAGAGTAAAAAGCTCTGCTTGCGCCCCAAATTTTCGGTCAACCCGCCTCATAAATATAACCTTTTTTCATTGTACAGAAATCTGGCTATTGAGCTTATCGGCTTTACTGGTACATTTACTGGCCTTCCCAACGCTTTAAAGGAACACAATCAAGATCAAGTTGATCTAAAGTACGAGCAACCACGAAATCTACCAAATCCTCAATGGTTTTTGGGTCATGATACCAGGCAGGAATAGCAGGGACAATTTTTACACCGGCTTCAGCTAACTGAGTCAAATTTCTTAAATGAATCAAGCTGAAGGGAGTTTCTCGGGGAACAATCACTAAAGGACGGCTTTCTTTAAGTTGAACATCGGCGGCTCTTTCCATGAGATCCGAACTTAAACCTGCCGCTATTTTGGCAACGGTACTCATACTACAAGGAATAATAACCATGCCTAAAGTCCGAAAAGAACCACTAGCAATGCTTGCTCCTACATCAGACCAACGGTGACAACGCAGTTTCCCAAGCTGAGGAACCCCGGCTTGTTCGCGCCAAAATTGTTCTTGTAGGTCAGGTTCGGCCGGCATCCGAACATTTTGTTCAGCTTGCCACACCATATAAACAGCTTTTGAAGCCACCACATCGATGATATAGTTAGCCTCTAAAAGAAATTTGATGGTGCGGACGGCATAAATTAAACCTGAAGCCCCGCTAATACCCAAAATAAGTGGTTTTTCAGTAGTCATTAGTGATTAGTCATTAGTCATGAGTGATTAGGCATTAGTTAGACGGTTAATTGTTAAGTATTTAGATCAGTCCTTCAAGTTCTAACTCCTCAATCATTTGAAGTCCGCGAGGGTCACCGAGTTTTAGCAATGCTCCTTTAGCATCTTCTTTAACTCCGAGGTCTAGATCTTCTACTAATGCTTCAATTAAGGCATCAATAGCCGTAGCATAGACTACGTTTAACGGGAGTTCTTGGCAAAGTTGTCCGACTGACCAAGCACAGTTGCTTCGAACTGCCGCCGTTAAATCTCCTCTTAATCCTTCCACTAGAGGAGGGATAGCGGCAATAACATCCTCGTATTCTAGTTTAGCAACTTGAGCAAGACTGCTGGCTGCCCAAAGGCGCACGGCTGAAATATCGGTCTTGAGTGCATGAAGCAAAGGTTTTAAGGCGCGGCGATCGCGGCAATTTCCCAAAGCCCAAACCACTCCTTTACGAACATAGCCATTCAAATCTGTATGAAGTAGATTAATTAGAGGTTCTACTGCATTAGCGCTGGTATTACGCCCTAAAGCATAGGCGGCACTCACTCGAACTAGAGGACAAAGATCATTTAATAATTCAATTAAAAAAGGAATAGAGCGATCATCTTTGAGTTCACAAAAAGCTCTAGTGGCGATCATCCGATGCGATGGCATTTCTGAAGAGAGCAACGCCAACATCTCCTCTGGGTCAGGGGGGAGACTTTCTTCTTCGAGGTAATCCAGAGGGCTATCTTGTTGATCAATTGCATTTAGGTCATCATCGTTCATATTTGATAGATTATCATTCCCTTAGCACAAATTCTCAAAAATAAAATAATCGTTTCAATCAAAGCTATTATTGAGAGGTTTAATCATCGTTAAAGATTGAGGTTTAAAACCGAGACGATCATATAAATTGAGGGCAGACTGGTTATTGAGGAAAACTTGCAGCCCCATTTGGCGATCTCCTCTGCTTTTTGCCCAATTTTGAGCTTGATTGAACAAAGCCGTAGCGATGCCCTGATAACGATGTTGGGGGGCAACGTAGACTAAAAAAATGTGAGCATATCGCTCTCCTGTGACCTGATCAACGCCAGTTCCCATCCATAAACAAGCTATAGAGGTGGATAGTTTTTCAGTTTCAGAGCTTAATTCTACCAACCACAGGGGAGTTTGTGAGGAAAAATATTTTCTGACGGTTTCCGCCAGATGAGAGAAATTTTCTTGTTTAGGAAAAAGTTCCTGGTAAGTTTCGTTCATAAACTTCACCAGTAATGCTGTATCTTTACTCGATCCCTGTTTTAATCGATAACCTTCGGGTAACACGTTGCTCAACCTTGCTCTAAGCTGACAAGTACCAATTCCCAAATTTTTAGTAGGAGCGAGTTAAGCTAGAGGGATAAACTTGATCCAAGGTTTTAGGGATAGCTAACCCTAAATCGTCTGTGGGTGCGGGACCTGAAAGCCCAGCAGGTAGGAAAGTTCGGGCGCTGACCACCACTAAGGCCACTAAAAAGATGATAACAGCTACCAAGGGAGCGATGTATTGACGCAAAAATGCCATAGCCAGATTTAAAGAAACTGTATTTGCCGCAAAAAATGAGCTTTATCTAGTTTAACCTACAGGTTCAATTCTGGAGCATTTCTCAGCTACAATCATCCGTCGGCAACAAGTTCCCAAACCCAGCCATAAGCAGATTTCTACCAATTCCAATTGCAGCCGCTAAAACTCGCCTATAGCAGCCGTAAAAAATACTATTGTTTTGAGTTTTTTAGGAAATGATCTCCGGCCATACCAACTAAGTTGTTGTTTACGTAGAAATACTGTTTTGTTTTTATTAATTAAAATTTTGGGCTTATATTTTTCGTTAAAATTACTTTTAAAGTTGACAAATCTAATCTTAATTTTAAATTTAAAAAAATCTTGTCATTTAATTTTTTAAAGACTAAAATTAATAATAGTTATTCCCAAAACTCTATTTAAATATATGAAAAGGCCTTATTCCCTAGCTAAAGTGACAGCTTTTTCTTTAGTAGCGATCAGTGCTTCTGCTTTATCTTTAACATTAGCGTCTGCTAAATCTGAAGCGGCAACCCTAGTGAGTAACATTAATCTCTCAGGGACTTCTACGGCTAATCAACTGTATCAACTATCAAACAAGGATAGAACTGGAGCCAGTTTCAAAGCTCCAACTTACGCTTCTACGCTAACGAATATTCAACTATCTTTAGTCTCTAATAGTACAATACCTGAGACGGTTAGTATAGATCTTTATAACTCACTTGATGATAATTATTCTCCTACGGGTTCACCTTTTGCAACCATTAGCCAATCTGTTTCTCTGGATGTTTTGACACCTACGGTGGTTACTTTTAGCCCCTCTTCTACTATTTCATTAAACACAAATGCCAATTATGCTTTTGTTGTGCGTACTGAGAGTGGAAGTTCCATGCAACTACAATCAAGCTGTCTGGGTAATAGCTGTGAAAATTCGCCGGGTTACACTGGACTAACGGCTCCGCCCTTAAACATTTTTACTACTATTGACAGTGGGATAAGTTGGAATTCTCAGCTTTCTCAAAGAGTTTTTGCTATTAATGTCAGCAACGCGCCAAGCACACCTGAACCAACTACGATTTTAGGTTTTTTAGTTTTAGGAGCATCGGGTTTAATGATTAAAAAAAATCCGGGAAATTATCGCTAACTATTAAACTTTACTTTCATAAATTTGAGAAACTCTATCTTTTTTTAGTTGAGTTTTGAGTCCGTGCGAACTACATCTATTACCCAAGGATTTTTGAAATTTTTCTTTAAAGATTAATCAGGACAAAGAGAACAATTTATAATTTTTAGTTCTGGTGGTAGGGGCGGCCCTGTTCCCACAGATCACCCCATCCCTTAACTTACATACTCACTATCGTTTTTGAGGTAGCTTTTAAGTCAGACTGTATGAGGAAAACTCAAGACTTTCTAGGGTGAAGGTTGTAAGTCTTCTAATTTAACGGGAAAACCGTACACACTAACGATTAGCTCCGCTAAACATTCACTGGCAGATTTTCCACTCGCTAATATGGCTTTAGCTAATTGTATAACCTCAGTGAAACTTTTCTTTTGAAACATAAAGGCATTACATAACTCCTGATTTGTGTAATATAGTTCTTGTTCTAGAACTTCTAAGCGGCTATTCTGGAGCTTTGCCAGACTATGCCAAGACTGTATCTGCTCGCGCAACAATTCTATCTCATCAAAAGTCGCTAATAAGCTCTCATCAGAGATGATGGTTAATGGTGTTGATGCTCTGACTTTTTCAACAGTCCTGTTCTGAGTTAAAACATTTTTATGGTTGAGTTGGTGCATTGAATTTGGTTCTACTTTCTGTTTTTTTAAAAAAGTATACCTTATAATAATGAAGTTTTTCTGAAGTCGGAGCGAAAAATTATTAAAATTTATGGGGTTTTAGATAAAGAATTTCTACGTTCTTAAAAGGTATCCTAAAATATAAAATTGTTAAAAGCTTTTCAGTCACCGCAGCGAAATAAATTTATAAGCTCTGTTAGATAAGATTAGCTTATCATAACAAGGACGGGAGCAGACTTTGGTGTCTCGGGCGTTGCCGGCCTGTGAGTAGATTCTGTTGGGAAAAGCCCATGTTCCTGATGCGGGTGCGTGGGAGAATGTCTATTAGCAAATTAATATACTCATCTCAATTAAAAGAGTGACAATTACCGAAAATACAATTGAAGTCGGAACGCTCAAGTGGTTTTATCGAGAAGCTATCCCTAACAACGACACCCATAAGCCGCCAGTGCTATTCCTGCATGGGTTGCCTTCTCAAAGTTATAGTTGGACTGAGGTCATGCCCCAACTAGCAGAATCAGGACTAAGAGCGATCGCACCAGATTGGATAGGTTCTGGATTTTCTGACAAACCTGATACTAGACGGTTTGCCTATACTCCCGAGGCTTTTATTAAAGCGTTGTCTGATTTAATAGCCGCACTCAATTTAGAAAAAGTGTCTTTAGTGGTTCAGGGTTTTTTAGGCTCAGTGGGATTACAATATGCTTTGCGCTCAAAAGAAATGATAGAGCGTTTGATTATCCTGAATACGCCCCTTTCCACCAACGCCAAACTCCCTTGGGCCATGAAACAATGGGCACTGCCTTTGGTTGGGGATATGGTCACTCAAGATCCTCTGTTAGTCGATCGAACTTTAGAAGGCGGTAGCGGGTTTGTCATTAGTGATGAGCGTCTGAGTGTTTATCGTAAACCTTTTTTAAAAACTTCAGCCACCGGACGAGCCTTACTTGCCACAATAAAAAATCTGAAATTGGCTGAATCTATGGCAGAATTAGAATCGGGTTTGGCTGATTTCTCTAAGCCGACTCTGATTATTTGGGGATCGGCTGACCCTTGGCTATCTTCGGCTGATGCTGAAAAATTGGCGACTAAAAGCAATATTGAATTAATCAAACTTGAAGAAGCCAAACACTATCCCCAAGAGCATTGGTCAGGTGAGATATCTCAGATAATGGTCAATTTTCTACGTCGCCAAACCTAAAATTTATTTGATGGCTGAGAAAATCAGTTCATCAGGATGTTAAATTCTTGAATCATTAACAACATAAAATGCCACGTTTTCGTTCTATTCTATCAATTCTGTTAGTTCTGGTAACAACACTATTGGTTAGTTGTGGAGGTTCTCCCTCTGCTGCGATTCCGACTACCTATAGTCCCGAAAAAATTGAACAATTACAAGTCTTTGTGGAACCCGTTAATCAAGCTCGTCAAGAGTTGTCCCAATTAAAAGACTTTATTTCTGAGCAAAATTGGGTCGATACCCGAACCTATATTCACGGGCCTTTAGGTCAACTCCGTCAACAGATGCTCGGTTTATCTCGTGAACTGTTACCTAAAGATCAAAAAGAAGCAACTGATTTGGCTAAAAAGGTGTTTGGGGATTTTGAGCGTTTAGACGCAGCCGCTCAAGACCGCAGCCCAACTCGCGCTCAGGCTCAATTCCAAGAAGTTGTTAGAGATTTTGATGCTTTCTTGGATTTGATTCCCCCAGGGAGTTAATTTTAGTTATTAGTCATTAGTCTTATAAGTTAAGAGTTGTTAGTAAACACTGATCAGTAAACAACTGACTCGGCGGCTAATGACTACTGACTACTGACTAATGACTAATCACTAATCACTAATCACTAATCACTAATCACTAATCACTAATCACTAATCACTAATGACTAAAGTTACTATTATTGGATGCGGTGTGGTAGGAGCTACCATCGCCTATGAACTCAGTAAAGTTAAGGGTTTAGAGATCACAGTATTTGAGGAAAAAGTAGCCGCTTGTGGGTCGACGGGAGCGGCTCTTGGTATTTTAATGGGGGTAATTAGTCAAAAAACTCGGGGGCGAGGATGGCGGCTTAGACATGAGAGTATTAAAGGCTATAAAACTCTTATCCCTGAATTAGAGAGTTTGACAGGCTTGAAGATTCCTCATAACCGACAAGGCATTGTGATGTTACGTTTTGAAGGAGAAGAGGTTGCTCAATGGGAACAATTAATACAGATACGTCATTCTCAAGGTTGGCCTTTGCAAATTTGGGATTTAGAGCGTCTTAAAAGAAATTGTCCCCAAATTGAAAATGAGCGGGTTATTGGTGCTGTTTATTCTCCTGAAGATTTACAAATAGACCCCACTCGTTTAACAGAAACCTTAGTAACAGGAGCGAGTTTAAATGGCGTTAAATTTCATTTTGGAGCCAAAGTTCAAAATATGGCGGCTAGTGACCTAGATGAGGCAAATTTACGTCATTGCTATCAAGTTCAGACAAGGGATGGAACCCTAGAAACTGACTGGGTAGTTATTGCGGCTGGGTTAGGTTCAACACCTCTGAGCGCTTCTCTACAACAAGCCGTTAATATTAGTCCAGTATTAGGACAAGCATTAACATTAAAACTGAATAAACCGTTAGGAAATTTAGATTTTCAACCAGTAATTACCGGAGATGATATACATATTATTCCTGTGGGTAATCAAGAGTATTGGATAGGTGCAACGGTCGAATTTCCGGATGAGAAAGGAGAAATCATTGCACAAGCAGAATTATTAGAACAAGTGAGACAGCAAGCCGTGACTTTTTGTCCGGATTTAGCGGCAGGAGAAGTCATTAATAGTTGGTTGGGTAAGCGTCCCCGTCCCCAAGGACAAGCGGCTCCTGTTATTGAAAAGTTATCCGGATATAGCAATGTTTTATTAGCTACCGGTCATTATCGCAATGGTGTATTATTAGCCCCGGCAACCGCTCAGGAAATTAAGGGTTTAATTATTTAAAACAAAAGAGAAAAAGCCGCTATTTCATCCGGATTTCATTTTTCCTCGCCATACTCAAGAGATAAACATTAATAATAGCTAGTCTGTATGAAACGAAGACAATTTCTTCTCGTTAGCGCGGCGAGTATGATGGCCACT is from Gloeothece verrucosa PCC 7822 and encodes:
- a CDS encoding lipopolysaccharide assembly protein LapA domain-containing protein, which codes for MIAIIIFRPLIIIALLVISIVFVLQNQQPVALVIFGTKTIQLSLAVWVLIFAGAGLFTSLLLQLLYVSFRRRTPREPLASMSPPEPVAPPPRQGFTREVFESNRQKEVSDRPSTTDSQTNFEWDRDNSSKDWDIETPPSEPTVIQKEFNSIFSQEQASNFEVQQQPKTTSRQGSVYSYSYREAKPPERRSPDPVYDADYRVINSPYPENPPQSTDKEDEDEEWV
- a CDS encoding alpha/beta fold hydrolase — protein: MTITENTIEVGTLKWFYREAIPNNDTHKPPVLFLHGLPSQSYSWTEVMPQLAESGLRAIAPDWIGSGFSDKPDTRRFAYTPEAFIKALSDLIAALNLEKVSLVVQGFLGSVGLQYALRSKEMIERLIILNTPLSTNAKLPWAMKQWALPLVGDMVTQDPLLVDRTLEGGSGFVISDERLSVYRKPFLKTSATGRALLATIKNLKLAESMAELESGLADFSKPTLIIWGSADPWLSSADAEKLATKSNIELIKLEEAKHYPQEHWSGEISQIMVNFLRRQT
- a CDS encoding dienelactone hydrolase family protein, encoding MRKFFLLVVLSLLGVILYTGSFSSTMALSPQNPDYAQKIWQSHANDSPIATPMVTQQSGTRSVPQPTVPVQVESVTYGTMNKKPLKGYLARPSQTNKDLPALIVIHEWWGLNDNIKMMTQRLAGEGYTALAVDLYGGQVADNPATAAQLVTEAQKNPKLLKDNLRSAYQYLEQNQKASKIASIGWCFGGTWSFNTALLFPTELDAAVIYYGGGIETNPNVLKPLQIPILGIFGGLDQNPPVTKVREFEKTLQSLGKPVEIYVYEDADHAFANPSGTRYNEAAARDAWQKTRAFLQKYLQN
- a CDS encoding NAD(P)/FAD-dependent oxidoreductase; its protein translation is MTKVTIIGCGVVGATIAYELSKVKGLEITVFEEKVAACGSTGAALGILMGVISQKTRGRGWRLRHESIKGYKTLIPELESLTGLKIPHNRQGIVMLRFEGEEVAQWEQLIQIRHSQGWPLQIWDLERLKRNCPQIENERVIGAVYSPEDLQIDPTRLTETLVTGASLNGVKFHFGAKVQNMAASDLDEANLRHCYQVQTRDGTLETDWVVIAAGLGSTPLSASLQQAVNISPVLGQALTLKLNKPLGNLDFQPVITGDDIHIIPVGNQEYWIGATVEFPDEKGEIIAQAELLEQVRQQAVTFCPDLAAGEVINSWLGKRPRPQGQAAPVIEKLSGYSNVLLATGHYRNGVLLAPATAQEIKGLII
- the psbQ gene encoding photosystem II protein PsbQ translates to MPRFRSILSILLVLVTTLLVSCGGSPSAAIPTTYSPEKIEQLQVFVEPVNQARQELSQLKDFISEQNWVDTRTYIHGPLGQLRQQMLGLSRELLPKDQKEATDLAKKVFGDFERLDAAAQDRSPTRAQAQFQEVVRDFDAFLDLIPPGS
- a CDS encoding shikimate kinase; the encoded protein is MTLNLLKGVSIFLIGMPGTGKTTVGELLAEKLGYRFFDSDVLIERVSGNTVNEIFNTLGEEAFRKIESQVLSELCSYTKSIIATGGGIVIKQMNWSYLRHGLIIWLDSPVDLLIQRLKEDSTRPLLRDVDLEQKLQSLWTQRRPLYKQADLQISITEHQTPEQIVSQILAQIPSILKVNPVVQ
- a CDS encoding HEAT repeat domain-containing protein: MNDDDLNAIDQQDSPLDYLEEESLPPDPEEMLALLSSEMPSHRMIATRAFCELKDDRSIPFLIELLNDLCPLVRVSAAYALGRNTSANAVEPLINLLHTDLNGYVRKGVVWALGNCRDRRALKPLLHALKTDISAVRLWAASSLAQVAKLEYEDVIAAIPPLVEGLRGDLTAAVRSNCAWSVGQLCQELPLNVVYATAIDALIEALVEDLDLGVKEDAKGALLKLGDPRGLQMIEELELEGLI
- a CDS encoding flavin prenyltransferase UbiX, with the translated sequence MTTEKPLILGISGASGLIYAVRTIKFLLEANYIIDVVASKAVYMVWQAEQNVRMPAEPDLQEQFWREQAGVPQLGKLRCHRWSDVGASIASGSFRTLGMVIIPCSMSTVAKIAAGLSSDLMERAADVQLKESRPLVIVPRETPFSLIHLRNLTQLAEAGVKIVPAIPAWYHDPKTIEDLVDFVVARTLDQLDLDCVPLKRWEGQ
- a CDS encoding GNAT family N-acetyltransferase; its protein translation is MLPEGYRLKQGSSKDTALLVKFMNETYQELFPKQENFSHLAETVRKYFSSQTPLWLVELSSETEKLSTSIACLWMGTGVDQVTGERYAHIFLVYVAPQHRYQGIATALFNQAQNWAKSRGDRQMGLQVFLNNQSALNLYDRLGFKPQSLTMIKPLNNSFD
- a CDS encoding PEP-CTERM sorting domain-containing protein (PEP-CTERM proteins occur, often in large numbers, in the proteomes of bacteria that also encode an exosortase, a predicted intramembrane cysteine proteinase. The presence of a PEP-CTERM domain at a protein's C-terminus predicts cleavage within the sorting domain, followed by covalent anchoring to some some component of the (usually Gram-negative) cell surface. Many PEP-CTERM proteins exhibit an unusual sequence composition that includes large numbers of potential glycosylation sites. Expression of one such protein has been shown restore the ability of a bacterium to form floc, a type of biofilm.) translates to MKRPYSLAKVTAFSLVAISASALSLTLASAKSEAATLVSNINLSGTSTANQLYQLSNKDRTGASFKAPTYASTLTNIQLSLVSNSTIPETVSIDLYNSLDDNYSPTGSPFATISQSVSLDVLTPTVVTFSPSSTISLNTNANYAFVVRTESGSSMQLQSSCLGNSCENSPGYTGLTAPPLNIFTTIDSGISWNSQLSQRVFAINVSNAPSTPEPTTILGFLVLGASGLMIKKNPGNYR